Proteins encoded within one genomic window of Triticum aestivum cultivar Chinese Spring chromosome 2D, IWGSC CS RefSeq v2.1, whole genome shotgun sequence:
- the LOC123053179 gene encoding protein MHF1 homolog, which yields MDPDVETLADDDALAGDGGEADRFEAEAEAELLRDRFRLAVINIATSEGKKAGMEVAGPVIACIADLAFKSAEQLAKDVELFAQHASRKSIRMDDVILTAHRNEHLMGKLRTFSQNLKGKEPCTGKKRKKTSKKDDNLTVI from the exons ATGGACCCAGACGTGGAAACCCTCGCCGACGACGACGCACTCGCCGGTGACGGCGGTGAGGCCGATAGAttcgaggcggaggcggaggccgaACTCCTTCGTGACCGCTTCAGGCTCGCCGTCATCAACATCGCGACTTCTGAAG GCAAGAAGGCGGGCATGGAGGTTGCGGGTCCCGTCATCGCCTGCATCGCCGACTTGGCCTTCAAGAGCGCAG AGCAGCTGGCTAAGGATGTTGAGCTGTTTGCACAGCATGCTAGTCGTAAATCCATTAGGATGGACGATGTTATCCTCACAG CGCATAGAAATGAGCATCTTATGGGCAAGCTGCGAACATTTTCTCAAAACCTGAAAGGAAAAGAGCCTTGCACcgggaagaagagaaagaaaacatCCAAGAAGGACGATAACTTGACCGTTATCTGA